One window from the genome of Candidatus Kuenenbacteria bacterium encodes:
- a CDS encoding SdpI family protein, with protein sequence MKNPLAPNIKTEIVPIFFIVVGLILSVYFYSHFPERVATHWNISGEVDGWSSRGFSAFFFPALNLAIYLLMIGLPSLDPRRGNYENFRTAYHVIKGALVVFLSLIYFVVGLNGLGYKIPVGTIIPIGIGVLFVVIGYFLNHVKQNWFLGIRTPWTLSSESVWQKTHHFASRIFMFCGVLMAVCGFYPSFFWPAMIAILALMVFGTIVYSYLVFRKEKDH encoded by the coding sequence ATGAAAAACCCCCTTGCTCCAAACATCAAAACCGAAATTGTACCCATATTTTTTATTGTTGTTGGTCTGATTTTGAGTGTTTATTTTTATTCTCATTTTCCGGAGCGCGTGGCTACCCACTGGAATATCAGCGGTGAGGTAGATGGCTGGTCCAGTCGGGGCTTTAGCGCTTTCTTTTTCCCCGCGTTAAATCTCGCTATATATCTTTTGATGATCGGCTTGCCGTCACTTGATCCGCGCCGTGGTAATTATGAAAATTTCAGGACCGCCTATCATGTGATAAAAGGCGCCTTGGTGGTGTTTTTATCTCTTATCTATTTTGTTGTTGGTCTAAATGGTCTTGGTTATAAAATACCCGTTGGGACCATTATTCCCATTGGTATTGGTGTTTTGTTTGTGGTCATTGGCTATTTCCTAAACCATGTCAAACAAAATTGGTTTTTGGGTATCCGCACCCCCTGGACCTTGAGCTCGGAAAGCGTCTGGCAAAAAACACATCACTTTGCTAGCCGGATTTTTATGTTTTGTGGCGTGCTCATGGCTGTCTGTGGTTTTTACCCCAGCTTTTTTTGGCCGGCCATGATCGCCATTTTGGCTCTTATGGTTTTTGGGACGATTGTTTATTCTTACCTAGTTTTTAGAAAGGAGAAAGACCACTAA
- the gatA gene encoding Asp-tRNA(Asn)/Glu-tRNA(Gln) amidotransferase subunit GatA, whose product MSDLSKLTIEQAHLGLKNKEFSSVDLVKNCLDQIGSIDHRLKAFVNIFPDHALSTAEKIDESLARGDELHPLAGIPYAAKDIFCTEGLLTTASSKILEKYVPPFESTTTERLKKTGAVLVGKTNLDEFAMGASTENSAFFPTQNPHDETRVPGGSSGGSAAAVAADEVVYALGTDTGGSVRQPASFCGVVGLKPTYGRTSRYGVIAMASSLDTISHFTKTVADAALVLQTIAGRDDYDSTTANEPLDNYYEEIKKPAAGLRIGLPEEYFETEGVAPQVKEVILSAVKKIEELVGSKVVPVKLTPPDYALACYYLIMPSEVSSNLARYDGVKYGLSTPGKDLLDTYLKTRGAGLGAEAKRRIILGTFALSHGYYDAYYKKACAVRALIKKDFEKAFESVDLILAPTSPTIAFKLGERSADPLQMYLADLFTIPMSLAGVPTISVPTGLSDGLPVGLQIIGKWFDEKTVLRLAHHFEQSQK is encoded by the coding sequence ATGAGTGATTTAAGTAAACTGACAATCGAACAAGCGCATCTTGGCCTGAAGAATAAGGAATTCAGTTCTGTTGATTTGGTTAAAAATTGCCTTGACCAGATTGGCAGTATTGACCATCGCCTCAAGGCTTTTGTCAATATTTTCCCCGATCATGCACTATCTACTGCTGAAAAAATTGACGAGTCGCTTGCACGCGGCGATGAATTGCATCCTTTGGCTGGTATTCCTTATGCCGCCAAAGATATTTTTTGCACCGAAGGTTTGCTTACTACTGCCAGTTCCAAAATTTTGGAAAAATATGTTCCGCCCTTTGAATCCACCACCACCGAAAGACTAAAAAAAACAGGAGCAGTATTAGTCGGCAAGACCAATTTGGACGAATTCGCCATGGGCGCTTCTACTGAAAATTCAGCTTTCTTTCCCACCCAAAATCCGCACGATGAGACGCGCGTACCCGGCGGATCTTCTGGTGGTTCAGCTGCAGCCGTGGCCGCAGATGAGGTTGTCTATGCTCTTGGTACAGACACCGGCGGTTCTGTCCGCCAGCCCGCTTCTTTTTGCGGCGTTGTTGGCTTAAAGCCTACCTATGGACGCACTTCACGTTATGGTGTGATCGCCATGGCCTCTTCTTTGGATACTATTAGCCATTTTACCAAAACAGTCGCCGACGCCGCTTTGGTTTTACAAACGATTGCCGGACGTGACGATTATGATTCGACCACGGCCAATGAACCCCTGGATAATTATTATGAAGAAATAAAAAAGCCGGCTGCTGGCCTTAGGATTGGCTTGCCAGAGGAATATTTTGAGACCGAAGGCGTTGCTCCACAAGTAAAAGAAGTCATTCTTTCTGCTGTCAAAAAAATAGAAGAATTGGTCGGCTCCAAAGTCGTGCCTGTTAAATTGACACCACCCGATTATGCCCTGGCTTGCTATTATCTCATTATGCCCTCAGAGGTTTCTTCCAATCTGGCGCGCTATGACGGAGTGAAATATGGACTATCGACGCCAGGCAAAGATTTATTGGACACCTATCTGAAAACTAGAGGCGCCGGTCTAGGCGCTGAGGCCAAGCGTCGCATCATCCTTGGTACCTTTGCTTTATCTCACGGCTATTATGATGCTTATTACAAAAAAGCCTGTGCTGTACGCGCTCTGATCAAAAAAGATTTTGAAAAAGCTTTTGAGAGTGTTGACCTGATTCTTGCTCCGACTTCACCCACTATTGCTTTTAAATTAGGGGAGAGGAGCGCCGACCCACTGCAAATGTATTTGGCCGACTTATTCACCATCCCTATGAGCTTGGCCGGCGTACCCACCATTTCTGTTCCCACTGGTCTATCCGATGGCTTGCCAGTTGGGCTCCAAATTATTGGCAAGTGGTTTGATGAAAAAACAGTCCTGCGGCTAGCCCACCACTTCGAACAATCTCAAAAATAA
- the gatC gene encoding Asp-tRNA(Asn)/Glu-tRNA(Gln) amidotransferase subunit GatC codes for MSLDIHQIEHLANLARLELTAEEKELYTAQLAGILDYFRKLQELDTTGVEPTGQTVKLHNVFRHDDPKEPTGDIDKKIINNAPDKTGRHIRVKKIL; via the coding sequence ATGTCCTTAGACATCCACCAAATTGAACATCTAGCCAATCTAGCCCGGCTGGAATTAACCGCCGAAGAAAAGGAGCTTTATACCGCCCAGTTGGCTGGCATTTTGGATTATTTTAGAAAATTACAAGAATTGGACACCACTGGCGTCGAGCCAACCGGCCAGACTGTTAAATTACACAATGTTTTTCGCCACGACGATCCCAAAGAGCCGACAGGGGATATAGATAAAAAGATTATTAATAATGCTCCTGATAAAACCGGTCGGCACATCAGAGTCAAAAAAATATTATGA
- the ligA gene encoding NAD-dependent DNA ligase LigA, which yields MDKKQAKERIEKIKAQMADIDYAYFVLDAPTVSDAVRDSLKRELKSLEDQYPEFITPDSPTQRIGGRALGRFAKIRHQIPKYSLDDVFSFDELLEFDTRVKRFLDLSPNTDIEYTAELKIDGLNMTFIYKKGLFEKAITRGDGIIGEDVTHTVKTVESVPLKLKQPIDIEVGGEIYMPIKSFESLNKIALKQKEEPFANPRNAAAGTVRQLDPGIAAKRDLQAFFYSVFTPLGDLPGKKITTQFGTLEFLRSLGFRVEHHFSHFKNINTVKKFLEQAEKLRDSLGFQIDGVVIKVNDLDFQNRLGRTAKCVRWAAAYKFAAEEATTIVEDIQIQVGRTGVLTPVAHLKPVLVAGSTVSRATLHNEDEIKRLGVKIGDTVVVQKAGDVIPDIVKVLEKMRTGREKEFRMPKNCPVCDSPVARSEGEVAYRCSNKNCYAQQREKIYHFVSRAAFDIDGLGPKIIDQLLDVGLIKDAADIFTLTQDDLWPLERFAEKSAKNLIASIEKAKHVAWPKFIFALGIRNVGEKTALDLSAHFPTLEKLQSATQEELIAVPEVGPVVAESIFSWFQDKHNQKFIDHLLGHGVRPEKSIVRSGGRLQGQIFVLTGTLDSMSRDEAKEKIRTLGGDTSESVSRQTSYVVAGANPGSKLDKAEKLSVKVLTEKDFLNLIK from the coding sequence ATGGATAAAAAACAAGCCAAGGAAAGAATAGAAAAAATAAAGGCCCAAATGGCAGACATTGATTATGCCTATTTTGTCTTGGATGCTCCGACTGTTTCCGATGCTGTACGCGACTCCCTGAAGCGTGAATTAAAATCCCTAGAAGATCAGTACCCCGAATTTATCACGCCCGATTCGCCGACCCAGCGTATTGGTGGCAGGGCCTTGGGTAGGTTTGCCAAAATCAGACACCAGATCCCCAAATATTCTCTGGATGATGTTTTTTCTTTTGATGAACTCTTAGAGTTTGATACCCGGGTCAAGCGGTTTTTGGATTTATCGCCCAACACAGACATTGAATACACGGCCGAGCTCAAAATCGATGGTCTCAATATGACCTTTATTTATAAAAAGGGATTATTTGAAAAAGCCATTACTCGGGGTGACGGTATTATCGGTGAAGATGTCACCCACACCGTCAAAACCGTAGAAAGTGTCCCTCTAAAACTAAAGCAACCCATAGATATTGAAGTCGGCGGCGAGATCTATATGCCGATCAAAAGTTTTGAATCTTTAAATAAAATAGCCCTAAAGCAAAAAGAAGAACCCTTTGCCAATCCGCGCAATGCCGCTGCCGGCACTGTGCGCCAGCTCGATCCCGGCATCGCGGCCAAGCGCGATCTTCAGGCATTTTTTTATTCTGTCTTTACACCCCTTGGTGACTTGCCTGGCAAAAAAATCACTACCCAGTTTGGTACCTTGGAATTTTTGCGTTCGCTTGGTTTTCGGGTGGAGCACCATTTTTCCCATTTCAAAAATATTAATACTGTTAAAAAATTTTTGGAGCAGGCCGAGAAGTTGCGAGATTCTCTTGGTTTCCAGATTGATGGCGTCGTTATCAAAGTAAATGATCTCGACTTTCAAAATCGTCTCGGGCGTACAGCCAAATGCGTGCGCTGGGCTGCGGCCTATAAATTTGCCGCCGAAGAGGCTACTACTATTGTAGAAGATATCCAGATCCAAGTTGGTCGCACTGGGGTTTTGACCCCCGTGGCTCACCTCAAGCCAGTTTTGGTGGCTGGCTCCACTGTCTCGCGTGCCACCCTCCACAACGAAGATGAAATAAAACGATTGGGTGTTAAAATAGGGGACACAGTTGTCGTCCAAAAAGCCGGAGATGTCATCCCTGATATTGTAAAGGTATTAGAGAAGATGCGCACCGGCCGGGAAAAAGAATTCCGCATGCCCAAAAATTGTCCAGTTTGTGACTCGCCAGTTGCTCGGTCAGAGGGGGAAGTGGCTTATCGTTGCAGTAATAAGAATTGCTATGCTCAGCAAAGAGAAAAAATTTATCATTTTGTTTCCCGAGCTGCTTTTGATATTGACGGGCTCGGCCCCAAAATCATTGATCAGCTTTTGGATGTTGGGTTGATCAAGGATGCGGCTGACATTTTTACCCTGACCCAAGATGACCTTTGGCCACTAGAACGCTTTGCTGAAAAGTCTGCCAAAAATCTCATCGCCTCTATTGAAAAAGCCAAACACGTCGCCTGGCCCAAATTTATTTTTGCTCTGGGTATCAGAAATGTCGGTGAAAAAACCGCTCTGGATCTATCAGCGCATTTCCCTACTTTGGAAAAATTGCAATCAGCTACCCAAGAAGAGTTAATCGCTGTGCCAGAGGTCGGCCCGGTAGTGGCGGAAAGTATTTTTAGCTGGTTTCAGGACAAACACAATCAAAAATTTATTGACCATCTTTTGGGCCATGGCGTCCGACCGGAAAAAAGTATTGTCCGCTCTGGCGGCAGACTGCAGGGTCAGATCTTTGTTTTGACTGGCACCCTTGATTCTATGAGTCGTGATGAAGCCAAGGAAAAAATTCGTACTCTAGGTGGTGACACCTCTGAATCAGTCTCCAGACAAACCAGCTATGTTGTTGCCGGCGCCAATCCCGGCTCCAAACTAGATAAAGCGGAAAAGCTGAGTGTTAAAGTTTTAACAGAAAAAGATTTTCTCAATTTAATTAAATAA
- a CDS encoding prepilin-type N-terminal cleavage/methylation domain-containing protein yields MLNKKGFTLIELLVVIAIFALMANITMISLDRAKRESRDTKRMSDINQLRSALQLYSTDKQSYPAGDGVALGVTSRSTLDGRGWAAGPPETPFYMPIVPRDPKMVSQTESPCTDTSSSPCDYGYTLYSADSYVIYFYFEGKLGGMEPGLHWATKDNIY; encoded by the coding sequence ATGTTAAATAAAAAAGGTTTTACTTTGATTGAGCTCCTAGTGGTTATTGCTATCTTTGCCCTGATGGCCAATATCACTATGATCTCTTTGGATCGTGCCAAAAGAGAATCGCGCGACACAAAAAGAATGTCTGATATCAACCAGCTCCGTTCAGCGCTCCAGCTTTATAGCACGGACAAGCAATCTTATCCCGCGGGCGACGGCGTAGCCCTTGGTGTTACCTCGCGTTCCACTCTTGATGGCCGTGGCTGGGCCGCTGGCCCGCCAGAAACTCCTTTTTATATGCCGATTGTGCCCCGGGACCCCAAGATGGTTAGCCAGACCGAAAGCCCTTGTACGGATACATCCAGCTCACCGTGTGATTATGGTTATACTCTTTATTCGGCCGACAGCTATGTTATTTATTTTTATTTTGAAGGTAAATTAGGCGGCATGGAACCGGGTTTGCACTGGGCCACCAAGGACAATATTTATTAG
- a CDS encoding cation:proton antiporter, protein MFLKSKSKILLFFLLFLVFGSAAFASGSSESSVHINPAPTFLWIAVILIAAKVSGLVERFGQPAVLGELVIGVLLGNLALVGVHIFEPLRSDYIIKFLSELGVVILLFQIGLESNISQMKKVGLRALIVATVGVIVPFVLGTYLVGPWLLPGLSFNAYLFLGATLTATSVGITARVFKDLGKLKTSEAQIVLGAAVIDDVIGLIILAVVSAIVTVGAVSFGAITWITAKAILFLAGSIIVGQLIAPWLGRIFSKIHSGTGMKFTMAISFGLIFSFLAYKIGLAPIVGAFAAGLVLDPVHFKKFKAPQAVSDIEEAFSKAGTPLKEKVSELLAHHTHRHIEDLIEPLAYFLVPIFFVMTGFEVDLSTLFNIPILLLALGITLAAFVGKIVSGLVAGKVDKKIVGFGMVPRGEVGLIFAMMGKSLGVVTDQIFSAIVIMVILTTLLTPPILTFLLKRK, encoded by the coding sequence ATGTTCTTAAAATCAAAAAGCAAAATCTTGCTCTTTTTTTTGTTATTTTTAGTTTTCGGATCAGCCGCGTTTGCTTCCGGTTCATCGGAGTCCTCGGTCCACATCAATCCCGCCCCCACCTTTCTATGGATCGCAGTTATTTTAATTGCGGCTAAAGTTTCTGGACTAGTAGAAAGATTTGGTCAGCCTGCAGTTCTGGGTGAACTGGTCATTGGTGTTCTTTTGGGCAATCTCGCCCTTGTTGGCGTTCATATTTTTGAGCCATTACGTAGTGATTATATTATAAAATTTTTATCCGAGCTCGGAGTTGTTATCTTATTGTTCCAAATTGGCCTTGAGTCCAATATTAGCCAGATGAAAAAAGTTGGTTTACGGGCTCTTATTGTCGCCACCGTTGGTGTGATTGTTCCATTTGTTCTCGGTACTTATTTGGTTGGTCCTTGGCTTTTACCAGGCCTGAGTTTCAATGCCTATTTGTTTTTGGGTGCGACCCTGACCGCTACTTCCGTCGGCATTACTGCCAGAGTCTTCAAGGATCTAGGCAAGCTAAAAACATCTGAGGCCCAAATTGTTTTGGGTGCTGCTGTTATAGATGATGTTATAGGCCTTATTATTCTTGCTGTGGTTTCTGCTATTGTAACTGTCGGTGCTGTTAGTTTTGGTGCTATCACCTGGATTACTGCCAAAGCTATTTTGTTTTTAGCCGGCTCTATTATTGTGGGGCAGCTCATCGCGCCTTGGCTCGGCCGTATTTTTTCCAAGATTCACTCTGGTACCGGCATGAAATTTACCATGGCTATTTCTTTTGGTTTGATTTTCTCATTTCTGGCTTATAAAATAGGGCTGGCTCCGATTGTCGGCGCTTTTGCTGCTGGTCTTGTTTTGGACCCGGTTCATTTCAAAAAATTCAAAGCCCCGCAGGCGGTTTCGGATATTGAGGAGGCCTTTTCCAAAGCCGGCACGCCCCTCAAAGAAAAAGTCTCTGAACTCTTGGCTCATCACACCCACCGCCATATCGAAGACCTGATAGAGCCGCTGGCCTATTTCCTCGTCCCGATATTTTTTGTGATGACCGGCTTTGAGGTAGACCTTTCCACTCTTTTCAACATACCAATTTTACTGCTCGCGCTGGGTATTACCCTGGCTGCTTTCGTGGGTAAAATAGTTTCCGGGCTTGTGGCCGGAAAGGTGGATAAAAAAATTGTGGGTTTTGGTATGGTGCCAAGGGGTGAGGTGGGGCTCATCTTCGCCATGATGGGCAAGAGCCTTGGCGTGGTCACCGATCAGATTTTTTCTGCCATTGTTATTATGGTAATTTTGACCACCCTTTTGACCCCACCGATTTTGACGTTTTTATTAAAGAGAAAATAA
- a CDS encoding ZIP family metal transporter, whose product MTLIIILSSTIIISLISVLGIFLFYKTGLYKKIIGLISLAAGVLLAVVWLDIIPETLEEGLAPATLGVTILITILVFFLAETIFRWHHCQHGNCEGENHHHLAWFNLFGDGLHNFVDGMVLASAFMVDIRLGFLTAVAIMVHEIPQELSDAGVLSYAGLSMKKIYLYNLFFGLTAVIGALTAYFLADKLSITPVLLAIAAGNFIYLAMADLIPIIHHETDSKKITKQAVWFVAGIVLVYLMGKIIVE is encoded by the coding sequence ATGACATTAATCATAATTTTATCTTCAACAATAATAATCAGCCTGATTTCTGTTTTGGGAATTTTTTTATTCTACAAAACTGGTTTATATAAAAAAATAATCGGACTGATCAGCCTGGCCGCTGGGGTGCTTTTGGCAGTGGTGTGGCTGGATATTATCCCAGAGACGCTAGAAGAGGGGCTCGCGCCAGCCACTTTGGGGGTAACCATCCTAATAACAATTTTGGTATTTTTTCTGGCAGAAACGATTTTCCGCTGGCACCACTGCCAACATGGTAATTGCGAGGGTGAAAACCACCATCATCTGGCTTGGTTCAATTTGTTTGGCGATGGACTACACAATTTTGTAGACGGCATGGTCTTGGCATCGGCCTTTATGGTTGATATCCGGCTAGGCTTTCTGACAGCGGTGGCTATAATGGTGCATGAAATACCTCAGGAATTGTCAGATGCTGGAGTTTTGTCCTATGCCGGACTGTCTATGAAAAAAATTTATCTTTATAATTTATTTTTCGGGCTGACAGCGGTCATAGGAGCACTGACTGCCTATTTTCTGGCCGACAAGCTCTCAATAACGCCCGTACTCCTGGCTATAGCGGCTGGTAATTTTATTTATCTGGCCATGGCTGATCTCATACCAATAATTCATCACGAAACCGATAGTAAAAAAATAACCAAACAGGCAGTGTGGTTTGTGGCGGGGATTGTTTTAGTTTATCTGATGGGTAAAATCATAGTAGAATAA
- a CDS encoding PspC domain-containing protein codes for MDTQSSQPKKLYRSSSDKVLFGVCGGLGEYFDVDPIIVRALFVVFALMGGGSIILYIILVLIIPSANPTLTSSQEIKQFAGELGEKAREVANEFKKEEKPSPSNSHRFFGLIVLLAGLFFLLKEFFPWHFYYYFSWLRWGIIWPLLVIALGLYLVLKSDKE; via the coding sequence ATGGACACACAATCATCACAACCCAAAAAATTATACCGTTCCAGTAGCGATAAAGTACTCTTTGGCGTTTGTGGCGGTTTGGGCGAATATTTCGATGTTGATCCTATTATCGTCCGCGCTCTTTTTGTTGTCTTCGCCCTGATGGGCGGTGGCTCAATAATTCTGTATATAATTTTGGTTCTTATTATCCCGAGCGCCAACCCAACACTTACTTCCAGCCAAGAGATAAAACAATTTGCTGGTGAGCTGGGTGAAAAAGCAAGAGAAGTCGCTAATGAATTTAAAAAAGAAGAAAAACCCTCACCTAGCAATTCGCACCGCTTCTTTGGCCTAATAGTTCTTTTGGCGGGTTTATTTTTTCTGTTGAAAGAATTTTTTCCCTGGCATTTTTATTATTATTTTTCCTGGTTACGCTGGGGCATAATTTGGCCACTTTTGGTGATTGCGCTCGGCCTCTATTTAGTTCTCAAAAGCGACAAAGAATAA
- a CDS encoding FKBP-type peptidyl-prolyl cis-trans isomerase: protein MELQIETLTPGQGEPIVAGQTAVVHYTGWLTDGTKFDSSVDRGTPFEFVVGAGAVIAGWDQGVIGMKVGEKRKLTIPSDLAYGDAGVGPIPPKATLVFEVELLTIK from the coding sequence ATGGAACTCCAAATTGAAACCCTAACTCCCGGCCAAGGCGAGCCGATTGTGGCTGGCCAGACGGCCGTGGTTCATTATACTGGTTGGTTGACCGATGGCACCAAGTTTGATTCCAGCGTTGATCGTGGCACACCGTTTGAATTTGTGGTTGGCGCTGGGGCTGTCATTGCTGGTTGGGATCAAGGTGTTATTGGCATGAAAGTAGGGGAGAAACGCAAGCTGACTATTCCCTCTGATCTGGCCTATGGTGACGCTGGCGTTGGTCCGATCCCGCCCAAAGCCACACTTGTTTTTGAAGTTGAGCTTTTAACCATTAAATAA
- a CDS encoding cytochrome b5 domain-containing protein → MTKKIVSVSLFVFFAVVVAVLVAGFVLNDRQNYSGENANQPAANQGAVITLTVEEVSRHSNASDCWVIINNEVYDVTEAIAGHTGGSEAISAACGTEATEVFNTKGDKNKPHSMSAKEIMENYLLGGLNQKINQ, encoded by the coding sequence ATGACAAAAAAAATAGTTTCTGTTAGTTTGTTTGTCTTCTTTGCTGTGGTGGTGGCAGTTTTGGTGGCTGGCTTTGTTCTAAATGATCGCCAAAATTATTCAGGGGAGAATGCAAATCAGCCAGCTGCCAATCAGGGCGCCGTAATTACCCTCACTGTCGAAGAAGTGTCGCGCCACAGCAATGCTTCTGATTGCTGGGTAATTATAAATAACGAAGTTTATGATGTTACCGAGGCTATCGCCGGGCACACTGGTGGTAGTGAGGCCATCAGTGCTGCCTGCGGGACAGAAGCCACGGAGGTTTTTAATACCAAGGGAGACAAAAACAAACCGCACTCTATGTCAGCCAAAGAAATTATGGAGAATTATCTGTTAGGAGGGCTAAACCAAAAAATTAACCAATAA